The Lolium perenne isolate Kyuss_39 chromosome 6, Kyuss_2.0, whole genome shotgun sequence genome segment AGCTGCAGGATTCGCATTAGAAGATTTGCTGCaaacacaattttttttaaaCTTACTGTAACACTTCAATCGGTGGACAGGGTGGAAATCACGCACACTACAAATTTAGGTCCCGTAGATGGTTAAAATGACAGTTCAGAAAAAACACTACAAGTTGCCAAATACAGGATGTGTAATCTGCCCTAAGATGATTGCAAATTGGCAGCTTGTGAAGAAGAAAAATGAAACTTTTCAAATATGATGCATGTAGGCTGTAGCCCTCATTTCTGTATTGATTTCTTAATATTGACATGAAAAGCTTCACCATTTTTATCAATTGCAGGGACAGCTGAGATATGGTAATTTTATGACGTGCTAATGAAAACAGAAATGTGTGTTCAAATCAACTACCgattaaattaaaaaataaagcATTTCTAATGCAGCGAAGAATCGCCTGATCGCAatccaaaaatgtgtgtcaacatCACAAGAGGATGAACAAGTTCATAACCGTGCCATGATTTCTTCTCTACTGAATGATGACATGGACATATCAGAATCAAGGAAGAAAGTAAGAGTTACATAAGGAGTTAGAAACGTACACAAGTGAAAATTTATGTCACGCCATACATGCATGGTTTCAGAATTTCATGGCTGTTGTTGGTTCATGCAAATCTGAATCTAGTCGGCACTTGGCCTCCGCAAGCTGTTGCATAGTCTTGAGCAAGGTGCGGTGCAGCTTCCTTGTGTGGGCATATGTACCTGTCCACAAACACCTTCTCGGTCACAATGACTGCTGAGAAGTAGCTCCGCTCCCGCTGTAGCAATCCATTCTCCTTAAGAAACTTTAGAACATAATATCGGGGTCTGAGCCTGCCCTCCAAGCTATAAGAGAGTATTGCTGGGCGATGAGCAATGTAGGCGGGTTCCAACCCCACCTCAGACATGAGGAAGTCAGACCTTCCTTGCAGCGTTGCTTTGGACCTTGTCAGCACAAGCGGAGCCCTAGACACGGCGATGGCCACCTCAGCATCAGACCAGTTAAACGTCTTCTTCAAGTAGTCTAGTTTGGCGGCGACAGTGTCCTCGGTGTCAAATGCAAGAGCGTGCAGGGCGTGCCTGAACATGGGAGAGGCACGAGGCACACCTAAACGCTCGGCGCAAGCCACAGTCGCCCGGACACGGTCCAGATTGTTGGTGAGCATACTCGGCGCAGCTATGCTCAGCTTGGCAATATCGCAATCATGTAGACCGCACTCCCGCAGGAACGTGACGTTGGGTTTAACTGTCCTCTCGAGGTTATATCCGAGGAGACTATTGTTGAACTTCAAGGCTCGAAGGAGGTTGTGGAAGGAGCCGAAGATGGGCAGGTAGTAGTTGAGGTAGGAGACGATGGATCTGCAGCGGATTCTGTCGCGGGCGACCAGGACGAGGCGCGCGATCTCATCGCGCGATAGGCCGAGACCGGCGAGCCCGGTGACGACGGGCGCCAGGGTTTTGTCCACGGCGGAGCAGAGTAGCTTGGGGTCCTTGGCGACGACGGCAGAGACGTCGCCGGTGGAGAGGCCGAGGCCGGCGAGGAAGGAGAGGACGGCGTCGGGATTGGTGGGGGACTTGAGGTGGGAGATCTTGGCGGAGGCCTTGATTGCCTGCGCCCGGGTGAGGCCGCATCGATCGACGAGGTACTCCTCCACGTTGAGTCCAGGGCTTGGGGAAACGGcggagaggaggcggtggagatgGGAGATGGGAGAGGCGGAGGGAGACGAGAGGAGGCGGGTGAAGATGCTGCGCCGCAGCCGAAGCATGGCGGCGCCGCCCCCCGCCGGTGGCGAGTGAATGGGGAACGGAGGTGCGAGACAGCGAGAGCGAGAGCGAGAGTGGTAGACTCGACTCGTCAACAGAAAATCCCCACGGGGCCTGACCTGATCCTGAGTTTTAGGCCCAATTGCCGGACTACTCAGAAATGTTGGAAATAGGAAAGAGGGCCCGAAACCTAACTGGGCCGGGTTTGGGCATGAAATTTATGCCCAATGATTGAGGCTGGGCCTTGATTTTCTGTACCTAGCTTTGTTAGGCCCGGCCTAAAGGATGTTCAACTATAGCAAGTGCCTCTCACGCTTCAGTATCAAATAGGACTACTCCAATTAACTCATGTGAATGAATTGATTAATCCAAGCACGGGTCAATGGGATAAAGTGATGGTTAGAAATATTTTTTGGCCATGCTTATATTGCAAATGCCATTGTCGGATGGGATAGAGGACTTCGTGGCGTGGCGCTACTCTAACTTGGGTATTTTTTCGGTGAGATCTACTTATCATGTTAGAATGGGACCGTTGAGAACAAATGGAGTTGGCTCATGTGAACTCAACTTGGTATGGTCAAAGCTATGAAAACTTAGGATTCCATCAAAGATTAAAATATTTATCTCCAAGACACTACATAGTACTTTGCCATGTCGGTTCATCTTAgcaaacaaacacattaaagtggatGCGCAATGTCTTATATGCATTTCCGACATGCATTGTTTTATTTGTGAAAGAGCCATGGTGGCCCACCGAAACCTTATAGAAACCTCCGGTCAAACACCGAAACtttccaaaaacacaaaaagtgacttcccatatatgaatcttattctctggactatTCTAAACCTTCTCTGATGTCCTGAATCCtatccaagactccgaacaacattcggtttCTAACTCACATTCCAAATCTACCCTAAGCGACgttgaaccttaagtgtgtcatccTATGGTTCACGAACGATGCAGACACCTCtcagatcaataaccaatagcgggacctggagattcataatggctgctacacattcaacgatgacctcctgatcgaaagaaccataagCATTCGTTACCGAATCCCTTTGTCTcgtgatactttacttatccgagattTGATCATtgatatctccatacctagttcaatcaCGTTACTGATAAGAACTCTATACTCTTTCCGTGATACGACATACCTTGTGACATAGTCGCAAGCTAATTGGGTGCCCTCccactgatgcatgtaaaatgcatgcatgaactttgtagtttgttgacatatattcccacatatttgcaacatatatgatgttatatccatgctttatattgatttttggggatttaacaatgatctcctttatttgggttataatCGTACATGACAGGAAAACGCTGTTTTGTGTACTTTTAACTTTTAGGGACCTAAACGAAGTCAAATTGACCAAGGATTTCGGGGGTGCTAATATTTCATCAAGAGAAGGATCTGGAGCGCTTGGATGTCACCAGTTGGGCCAGGAGGGACAAACGGACCCTGGTGGAGCGCCCAACCAGGGTGGGCGCGCCACTAGATCTATTTCCCTCCTTGACCGTCTGATTCTCTTGATTCTTTCTCCCACGGATTTTGTCTGACCTAAAAACCCATATATAAAGGACTTCCCGAGGCTTCCTCGAGGAGAGTACCGTAGAAACACCGAAACACCAAAACAGATCTAGAAccagcgaagattggagggggaaactccaccagagggatctccaccttctgcaACATTTCCACTatcatcaccatgatgaagagggagtagtccacctcttaaCTATGAGTTTGTCGCAGtatcttgatctatttctctcttgttcttcatagaCCATATGAGCTACACAACATGactatggtcatatatgtaattcatATGTGATGGATCTTTATTCAATGATATTGATATATGAGATTAGaacctattatgtgtaagatgtattgatagatgcatatcatgtacccaattcttaagtacttgttctgatccaacttgtatgcaagaacatgtgtggggagaagtgtgtattagatggagtggcATTTACTTTTCTTTTGCTGCCTCATTAGAGATAAAGTGACTACATGTGATATAATTATCATGTGACATTCTAATAATTTTACCTTTCTTTTGCTGCCTCATTAGAGATAAAGTGACTACTATGGTATTTACCTTTCTTTTGCTGCCTCATTAGAGATAAAGTTACTACATGTGCTATAATTATCATGTAACATTATAATAattttgtttgttcaaggtagcatatttgatattcaaacattatGTCAAAATACTAGCTTAAGGCTATACTCTGTTGATTCTTAATTCAAGATTGCTTGGAGTTTTTCCTTCCTTgaagagtataagagagatgtgttgcatcatctctatgttagaatGTAATGCCTatatgaatgcttatcaaacATATGTTGAAGTTGCACCAATATTAtatcattgatgaattgttagtgTCAACTACATCTTAAAAggagagtagacaagtgaacccatgaactccGATCCATTTTAAATCACTAGAAACACCTTTCCAACACTATTACCTTACTTTATATTTACCACTAttatttaatccgaaaataccaaaaaatactttacatacacacacacacacacaaaacccaaatacCACTAGCCTTTATTTgtttttatctagtttacttaggTTGTCTACtttactttacttttatacttgtATTTTCTATTACtaatacgaaaccttgtgctagaaaaccacacggtggagttggggaaacAAGACAAGAACTTTATTTTGCAGGTTGCTCGAAGAGGAGAGGAATAATTCAGCTTCTAAGCCAATTCTCCGAGAgtttgatataaaccctcgagtcacccttgtgggaaaaagtcgcttgctacaacactctgcacttggagtcccaacgagttGGTCCACACAGAGTTGTTGCCATcacccaccgagagggcccaagtaTATCtctccgtcatttggatggaaaAATCCCATTCTTGATCCAtgatcttcaattctcactttcAGGTACCCAGTGCCACCTTTATAATCACCCAGTTACGAAGTGGTTTTTTATGTCATCAAAACATTCCTCCGATGGGAGAGATGAGATCTCCGTGTCTCACACCCCTACTAGTCATAAAGAAATCACTATTCTCATCATTTATTCTAACTCCCACATAACCATTATCTAAGAGGCTTTTAATAATACCCATGTTATACTATCTTGGAAAGACACTTTGTTATCTGCACCTTGCACCAGGTCACTTCAAAATTTATATGTGGTCAACAGGTACTCAATAATACACGATGATAGTAGAAAAAATATCAAATGTCGACTACATAGAAAAGAAGACAAATCAAGGAGTACTTCcgtaacttgtggctcccattttAAAATCAAGGAGTACTTCCGTCACTTGTGGCTCCCATTTTAAAATCAGCATGCACATCGTTTCAGATTTCTTAATTCTTAAGGTTTCAGTAATGATTTGCTAAGCATGTTTGATGTCTATAAGCGTGTGTTAACCTTCTATGTCTTATAAGAAAATCATGAATTGATTTCCTGCTTTGTTATATGTTGAAATCCATTTCAAGATGTGTGCATCCTTATCTGAAGCTAATTTCAGAACATTAAACGGCACAATGTACACTTGCAGGTTCACATTAATCATATGGAACGTTTCTTTATGCTACCGTGTAGCTATGAAATACTGTACCTCAGTTCCTTGATATAAATGTTTTGGCAGTTCAAAATGAACTGCGAAAACGTCTTATATTTGGGAACGGAGCGATTCAAGGACACCAGAGTACTTTTACTGTATCTAGACCGAACAGCCAGATAAGTTCTCCGACTTCGGTGAGACAATCGAACGCATCATGGTACTCAGGTCATCTGCAGGATCTGTCGGATAAGTCCAATACGGTTTAGGCACTGGCCATCTGTCAGGATGTGACTTAAGAAAAGTTAGAAAAAAAGTAAATTCATGCAAGAAAGTACGGCACAGATAGTTACGAGGAGTGCTGGAAAGGACACCTGTTTGGAGTACGGTCGGTATTTTCTGCAGAAATGGTCCTACAAATACACCGAGGAATAGTTTTAACATCCAAGATAACTGCTATACAATGCATCCAAAAGTTGCAGACATACCCTGTCTCAAAATTCCTGAGGCATTCAATAATTATGTCCCTAGGTAGGAATGGAGTTACTTCCTCGTCATAAAAGTTCATACCGACAAAATACCCATCAGAATCAACAAGAGGCCCTCCTATCCCAACCTAGCAAAAAAAAATGTGACAGTGAACAAGAATTATTCCTGAAAAAAGATGACAGCTGAGTTGATACTGTCACAGATCAAAGCCATTCGGATCTTAATGCACatatgtatttcttccatgtcgTAAAGTAAGAAATACTTGTACCTTACTGATTTTACAATTGGAGGTCGAGAGCTCCTTGCAGTCCAACTTGCTCGGTTCATCAGTCAATCTTCCACACGTAGCAATAAATTTGCCACTCTTGAAGAGACGCCCTACTGCTATCACGTTACAATGGCTCTCAAATTGAATTTGATGATTAATATATGCTGCCTTAAGATCAAGGGAGTTCTGCACGTTGACTACAGCAATATTGTAATCTAAACTATAATGCTGCAGCTTTCCCATGGCACGTTGTTTGTTTGGAAGGTGCACTTCAATCTGTAACGGTAAAGTTATACCTAGGCAatctttacctactaataaaggaagtaaggtttctccctAAATTTTTCGTCCGTTTTCTTAGTACCCTTATTAGTCAGTCAAAATTACTTATACTGCCACCGCTTATACGAACGTGAAACGTTTTCCCGTAGCGATTGgatttttcgggacgaaggcgaaaTCGTTTAGCTACCTCAGCGGCTCAGCGAGTTTGGCTGGTCCAGGCTAGCACCGTACTGGGCCATGTAGAGCGTAGCTGGGCTGCTGGGCCACAAGAGTCACTTGCGTTTCAGAAATTATCTAATGGTCATCAAGGCACGCAAGTGCCGTTCAATAATCCCACCTCGTTTCCACAGGCTGAGTCATGCCAATTTATATACCTTACTTTCCTACAATCAACGAGCCATCCCAAGTTCAAAACAGCAGCCGCATTGGTTGGTAAACGATAAAGGAAGCAATAATGCACCAACGGGGGAAGAAAGCACCACCACGTTGCATGGTGTGTGAGCAAAATGGAAGAGGATTTTACATATGCTGCATGACGTTGGAACCACGCTGGGTGTTGTCGCCGGTAAAACCACTTGTGGCAGGAGGAAGGAAAATACATGTCGCGGAACCACGCTGGCTGGGTCGCCGGTAAAACCACTTGTGGCAGGAGGAAGTAAAATACATGTCGCATCCTTGTCGAATATAAAAAGTACGGTCGGACGGCTTGAGGGATGAGGAAGTAAAATACATGTCGAGACGATAGAGCCTTGGATTGCTCAATGCGGCCGCGAGTGGACCAGCCAAGGAAACGTAGCAATGTCACTCAACTAAGTTTATATTTTCGTACAAATATGTTTTTTGTTCAACATTGTTTCTTACTTTTTTATACACTTCTGATTTCATTATACTGGAGAAAATGATTAAAAAAACAACAACCACATTTTAGGCAGTTATGTCATATGTCAGTAAGCTAGCACTTATATATTTTTAAAACATAAAATTTGGTTTTAAAATAATCTTCTGACTGTCGATGTGGCAAATATAAACAAAGAGAGGCTAAACAGGAAAATTTAGGGACTTATGTTGAATTCATATACATCGGCAAACGATTTTGCAGAAACATCCCGTGCTGCCAATCAGGCTTCGCTGGAGCCACCGCTGCTCCGAGGGGCGAATAGTGTCGTGTAGGCTCTTGGCTACCGCCTCGGGCCGGGATCGCGTGCTCTTGCTGGCTGCCGCATCCAGACAAGCTAAGTGAGCAAGAGGAGAGGCGGGCGAGCTGTGCGGCTGCCAATGCATGGCCCAGAAGGTGTCCGAGGCTCACCGTCTGCGACGTACGGCGGCTCAAGTGATGAGGTTTGATTTGCGGCGGCAGTTTAACGTAAAGCTCCAAGCAAGGGAGACCTCCGCCGATTTAATCACCCGCCACATGCCCCCACCTAATTGCTCGTTGTGCCACCAAAAGGAGTCTGGCCTGGGTCATTGCCGCATGTGCATCCCACGTTTGCAGGGGTGTAGGCAGAAGGTGTTCTAGCACTGGTGGCCGTGCTCGTCGTGCTCACACTAGGGGCGCAGCCATGGGCTGGTGGGTGGGGAACAGCCCTAATACTCATGCCTCTGTGAACAACAAAAACTTACATTGTATGCCTATGTGAATAAATATTTTctatcccggtgcaacgcacgggtattgtactagtctatacctaataataaagaagctaaggtttctgccaaaattttcgtccaactttttattggaccgttttaccctcccaccaaacccCATAATACTGCAAACTGCCACGGTACCGGTTCGTTCTTTCTATTTGTCCCCTACCCCAGTCATCCCGGTTTGATCTTATTTTCTGAGATCGTACTAGCTTTGGTCTCTCTCATCTTCCTCTATATCTACAAGATCCACCGCACCATCTCCTATTCCCAAACAAACCTGACAATTTCGATTGATTTCTCTTCCTGCTCATGGCCGATAGCCGCCTCGCGTCGTCACTCCCAGCAGGCCGCGCTTCTAGATCGAGCACTCCGGTATCCGGATCAATCACCTGACGGCCAAATTGAGATCTCTGGCAACCGAATCCCATGGCCAGCTGTTGCCTCGAGGCAGGGGCGAGCTCTCCCGTGCGGGATCTTCCCGAAAGAAAATCCACAGGCTGAATTGATGGAGCTTAGATTTGTTGGAATTTTTTTTGGCGAGGCGAAATAGCAAGGTCCCTGTTCTGGCACAGATCGAATCCCTCTCTGAGTTCCCAAACAACCGCGAAATTCGCCGGTCTTCACGCCCGGCAGGACTTGGCACCTCCCTGACCTCCCAACCGGCCATGAAATTCGCCGATCTGCATGTCGGGCAGGACTAATTGGCGCTGCTGGCCTCGACGGCGGAGCCTCAATCCGGGGAAACAAAGAGGGACGGGGGAGGGGCAGCGGAAGCTGCTGGCTCGGCAGGAAGAGGAGGCGATGCACCCAACGCCTAGCTGTGTGAGGGGAAGGAGCGGTGCTGGCCGGAACTGAGGAATGAATGAGCCGGCAGGCAGTGTGCCCTGCTCTTGATGGGACGGGGAGAGAGAGTCGTGTGTCTACGGACGAAACCAGATCGTGGTCTTGGCATCTTGGGCTTGAGGCCTTTTTTTTAATGGTTTTTAATATTAGACGTTTGTTCTGGTCATGGGCGTGGACTGGGTAGCTgggtattttcttttatttttcacttCTTTTTTgctattttctttttattagtTTTTATTGCATACTGTAAATATAAATTAAACTTAGTTATAATTGCGGAGCTGTTCCATCCTGCACCGGAGAGGATATATATTTTCATCCGTTGACAATATCTTTTCAATAAATATCAACACATGAACTTACTTCCTATTACAAAATGTGTTTTTAATCGTGGACAGAATTTCTAGAAGAGCATTGTTCGTTCTTCCATGATTGGATCACCCCATGAGGAAACACCAAAGTACAATTTTTTAAATTTCTTGACCACAGTGATTGACGAAATAATTTAACGTCAATGGAAAACTCCACATATGACTACCTAAATGTCCACACTTTTGTCTCCTTTTCCTACCTTTGATTGTGCATATGTATATAAATTTTTTGTTTTGCATCAAATTTGAATTTTGTGATCGTAATTTGTTACtcttccggtgcaacgcacgggcaagttTCCTAGTAGTATCTTAAATCAGCAAAGTAGAAGGACTTAGTAGCACCAACCCTCAAGTTATCATCAATCTTATTTTCATCATCAGAAGATCTGACCAGGCTTGCTGATGTCAGAATACTCGTGTATAGATTGCACTCTATAGCTATGCCGGTGCATACAGATAACCTTGTTTCTCCTTTACATACCATAATAATATATCAGATCGTAGCTGTGATCAAATCAAATGAGGAACTGAAATGATTATTTTATAATAATTTACCATTGAAGGAAGCAACTGAGACAACACACCCAGACAAAATTGAAGAAACTTTTTCAATGTGGTCATTTTGGACATTTCTTTTGGCACCATACAAGCTGGGAAATTTCGTATCAAAAGAATTGATCAATTTCATTCCAGCTGGTTGAACAAAGAAGTTACAATACAATAGTTAGAGATAAAATAAAGCTGTGAAAAAGTGCAAAAATGGTGGAAGAGCAAACATAATCGGAAGAGCGACTCACAGACTACTTTGGTTGGCAAGGAATAACCACATGAGAAAAGATCCTCCCGTACAACTTGAACAAATTCTAGGAAAACAAGGTGAAGTGATTAGTACACAAATATTAGGAACATACGTAGAAATAGATAAATCCTCCCTTGCTGGCAGAAATTAGGAAAAAACAAAGAAAAGTACCTACCATTACATAATATATGGTGACATAACTAGACTATTAATTCACATGTAGCAACTTAGCATACATTAAAGATTCACCTGGGGGATAGAAGTCAAAAGGTGCAGAATCATTTATCTTTTTATTTTTGCTTCTCACCAATTTGCTACCTAAAATGAAAAACATGGATGAAGACGGGCAGAAAATATAATTAAGGATTTTAATACTCCTTCCGATTCGAATTAATTAACTCAACTTTATCTACATACAAATATATCTAGACACGTTTGTtgactagatacatctatatcaaAGTTAAatatctagataaagttaagtcaattaatatgaatcggagggagtacatgtatGGCAACGTGCAATTGCGTGATAATGCAGAACTG includes the following:
- the LOC127307922 gene encoding uncharacterized protein; this translates as MGKLQHYSLDYNIAVVNVQNSLDLKAAYINHQIQFESHCNVIAVGRLFKSGKFIATCGRLTDEPSKLDCKELSTSNCKISKVGIGGPLVDSDGYFVGMNFYDEEVTPFLPRDIIIECLRNFETGTISAENTDRTPNRCPFQHSSHILTDGQCLNRIGLIRQILQMT
- the LOC127307920 gene encoding transcription termination factor MTERF8, chloroplastic isoform X1 yields the protein MLRLRRSIFTRLLSSPSASPISHLHRLLSAVSPSPGLNVEEYLVDRCGLTRAQAIKASAKISHLKSPTNPDAVLSFLAGLGLSTGDVSAVVAKDPKLLCSAVDKTLAPVVTGLAGLGLSRDEIARLVLVARDRIRCRSIVSYLNYYLPIFGSFHNLLRALKFNNSLLGYNLERTVKPNVTFLRECGLHDCDIAKLSIAAPSMLTNNLDRVRATVACAERLGVPRASPMFRHALHALAFDTEDTVAAKLDYLKKTFNWSDAEVAIAVSRAPLVLTRSKATLQGRSDFLMSEVGLEPAYIAHRPAILSYSLEGRLRPRYYVLKFLKENGLLQRERSYFSAVIVTEKVFVDRYICPHKEAAPHLAQDYATACGGQVPTRFRFA
- the LOC127307920 gene encoding transcription termination factor MTERF8, chloroplastic isoform X2, which codes for MLRLRRSIFTRLLSSPSASPISHLHRLLSAVSPSPGLNVEEYLVDRCGLTRAQAIKASAKISHLKSPTNPDAVLSFLAGLGLSTGDVSAVVAKDPKLLCSAVDKTLAPVVTGLAGLGLSRDEIARLVLVARDRIRCRSIVSYLNYYLPIFGSFHNLLRALKFNNSLLGYNLERTVKPNVTFLRECGLHDCDIAKLSIAAPSMLTNNLDRVRATVACAERLGVPRASPMFRHALHALAFDTEDTVAAKLDYLKKTFNWSDAEVAIAVSRAPLVLTRSKATLQGRSDFLMSEVGLEPAYIAHRPAILSYSLEGRLRPRYYVLKFLKENGLLQRERSYFSAVIVTEKVFVDRWREETWQIWLCNTICR